A window of Polaribacter litorisediminis contains these coding sequences:
- a CDS encoding restriction endonuclease subunit S has protein sequence MRNKYRKIGDFIEKVNIKNNEGIYLNLQGINIDKFFMPSVANTVGVDLKKYKIIKKGQFACNRMHVGRDYRIPIALSKDETPFIVSPAYDVFQIKDETQLAPEYLMMWFSRKEFDRNAWFYTDADVRGGLPWVSLINIELPVPSIEKQREIVKEYNTIVNRIKLNETLNQKLEDTAQALYKHWFVDFNFPITKESCPELVSGSPELEGKPYKSSGGEMVFNEELDVEIPVGWEKGVFGDVVETINGFAFKSFDFSSEGDYPILKIKNIQPPLVSIDESQFYNNILNDKLKRVIIEKGDTLITMTGSGANQINSAVGQVGRYYFNTPSLLNQRVCKLLPKYNQVKQFAYLFISQEEKHLELLAGSSGSANQANISPDQIKNLRIVLPKEKVLIAFESKISLLFNYKSVQQQIYLQKFKDLILSKMSKLETKAAVV, from the coding sequence ATGAGGAATAAGTATAGAAAAATAGGCGATTTTATAGAAAAGGTCAATATAAAAAATAATGAAGGAATTTATCTAAATCTTCAGGGAATTAATATTGATAAGTTTTTTATGCCTTCAGTGGCTAACACTGTCGGTGTTGATTTAAAAAAATATAAAATAATAAAAAAAGGACAATTTGCATGTAATAGAATGCATGTTGGTCGTGATTATAGAATCCCAATTGCATTATCTAAAGACGAAACCCCTTTTATTGTATCTCCCGCTTATGATGTTTTTCAAATTAAAGATGAGACGCAATTAGCTCCCGAATATTTAATGATGTGGTTTTCAAGAAAAGAATTTGATAGAAATGCTTGGTTCTATACTGATGCAGATGTAAGAGGTGGTTTACCATGGGTATCTCTTATTAATATTGAATTACCAGTCCCATCCATAGAAAAACAACGCGAAATCGTTAAAGAATACAACACCATAGTAAACCGTATTAAATTAAACGAAACCTTAAACCAAAAATTAGAAGATACTGCACAAGCCTTGTATAAACATTGGTTTGTAGATTTCAACTTTCCGATTACAAAGGAAAGTTGTCCCGAGCTTGTTTCGGGATCACCTGAATTAGAAGGAAAACCTTATAAATCGTCTGGAGGGGAAATGGTTTTTAATGAGGAATTGGATGTTGAGATTCCAGTTGGTTGGGAAAAGGGTGTTTTTGGAGATGTAGTAGAAACTATAAATGGATTTGCTTTTAAAAGTTTTGACTTTTCAAGTGAAGGAGATTATCCAATATTAAAAATAAAAAACATCCAACCTCCTTTGGTTTCAATAGATGAGTCTCAATTTTATAATAATATCTTAAATGACAAACTTAAACGTGTTATAATTGAAAAAGGTGATACTCTAATAACAATGACTGGTTCTGGTGCCAATCAAATTAATTCAGCAGTTGGACAAGTTGGGAGATATTATTTTAATACACCTTCTTTATTAAATCAACGAGTTTGCAAGTTATTACCAAAGTATAATCAAGTAAAACAATTCGCTTACCTTTTTATCTCTCAAGAAGAAAAGCATCTGGAACTTTTAGCAGGTTCTTCAGGTAGTGCAAATCAAGCAAATATTTCACCAGATCAAATTAAGAATTTGAGAATTGTTTTACCTAAAGAAAAAGTATTAATTGCTTTTGAATCTAAAATTTCTTTACTTTTTAACTATAAAAGTGTTCAGCAACAAATTTATTTGCAAAAGTTTAAAGATTTAATCCTTTCTAAAATGTCAAAATTAGAAACTAAAGCAGCAGTAGTTTAA
- a CDS encoding PDDEXK nuclease domain-containing protein, with the protein MSYNIENGFITEIKDIIQQAKKQVYNSVNTAMVVSYWLIGKRIVEEEQSGAERADYGKFIVQSLSETLTKEFGSGFSKRSLWEYRQFYTVFSADDMTRTMSALSVPNNTNNNEIQIVRTLFAQLSWSHIRLIMRLTNNKAKNYYIKEASENNWSVRTLDRNISTQYYERLLLSEHKEDVINEMLEKTQELQINKLDFIKNPTVLEFLNLPPNKGYTEKELEKAIIADLHHFLLELGKGYAFVAQQQLIRTAAKDYFLDLVFYNYILKCFVLIDLKTERISHQDVGQMDMYVRMYDEHKKNENDNPTIGIVLCSETDTDIAKYSILKGNEQLFATKYKLYLPTEEELRAEIEREKLNFKLQMAQKK; encoded by the coding sequence ATGAGTTATAATATCGAAAACGGTTTTATTACCGAAATTAAAGACATTATTCAACAAGCTAAAAAGCAAGTATATAATTCGGTAAATACGGCTATGGTGGTTTCTTATTGGTTAATAGGAAAACGAATTGTTGAAGAAGAACAAAGTGGTGCAGAACGCGCCGATTATGGTAAATTTATTGTGCAATCACTTTCAGAAACTTTAACCAAAGAATTTGGTAGCGGCTTTTCTAAAAGAAGCCTTTGGGAATATCGCCAGTTTTATACTGTTTTTTCTGCAGATGACATGACGCGAACAATGTCCGCACTTTCTGTACCAAACAACACTAATAACAATGAAATTCAAATTGTGCGAACGCTGTTCGCACAATTAAGTTGGTCGCACATTCGTCTTATTATGCGATTAACCAACAACAAAGCAAAAAACTATTATATTAAAGAAGCAAGCGAAAATAATTGGTCGGTAAGAACTTTAGACCGTAATATTTCTACACAATATTACGAAAGACTTTTACTCTCTGAGCATAAAGAGGATGTAATTAATGAGATGTTAGAAAAAACGCAAGAACTGCAAATAAACAAACTCGATTTTATAAAAAACCCTACCGTTTTAGAGTTTTTAAATTTACCGCCAAACAAAGGATATACAGAAAAAGAACTCGAAAAAGCCATAATAGCCGACTTGCATCATTTTTTATTAGAATTAGGAAAAGGATACGCCTTTGTAGCACAGCAACAACTGATAAGAACAGCAGCCAAAGATTATTTTTTAGACTTGGTGTTTTACAATTACATCCTCAAATGCTTTGTACTTATAGATTTAAAAACCGAACGCATAAGCCACCAAGATGTTGGGCAAATGGATATGTATGTGCGCATGTATGACGAACATAAAAAAAACGAAAACGATAATCCTACCATTGGCATCGTGTTGTGTTCTGAAACCGACACAGATATTGCAAAATACTCTATACTAAAAGGAAACGAACAATTATTTGCAACTAAATACAAGTTGTATTTACCTACCGAAGAAGAACTAAGGGCAGAAATTGAAAGAGAAAAACTCAATTTTAAACTCCAAATGGCACAAAAAAAATGA
- a CDS encoding PD-(D/E)XK nuclease family protein has protein sequence MNFNSEQLQTFLNQNEIPKIKRKPKTFLGIAKQPHYENVLSNMYAFYFNVNEVHKLKDLFVSSLLELINLESKQIETFFDFEVFTELGVSDQKRIDILLHNNDQAIIIENKVYHHLNNDLDLYYKDVKATNKIGVILSLKTISRINHPHFINITHLQLLKQVMSNLGNYLLDANDKYVVFLKDLYQNIINLSTDAMNTNDIEFYLKNRNNIHYTARFLNRFKEHVKQQVEQACHILNDNDEPFLKLNNTGGRLRYFTSIKLPNLMFTIVFGELYEDDKKRIYMVVELKGEALEGLTRYKNIDFTSDEMQILNDDFYTKKHIGWAHFAGIGYYLEKKEIYRLVI, from the coding sequence ATGAATTTTAATTCAGAACAACTACAAACCTTTCTCAACCAAAACGAAATCCCAAAAATAAAAAGGAAACCAAAAACCTTTTTAGGGATTGCCAAACAACCACATTACGAGAATGTGTTGTCTAATATGTATGCCTTTTATTTTAACGTAAACGAAGTACACAAATTAAAAGACTTGTTTGTTAGTAGTTTATTAGAGCTAATTAATTTAGAAAGTAAACAGATTGAAACATTTTTTGATTTTGAGGTGTTTACAGAACTTGGAGTAAGCGATCAAAAACGGATAGATATTCTATTGCATAATAATGATCAAGCAATTATTATAGAAAACAAGGTGTACCATCACCTCAATAATGATTTAGACCTATATTATAAGGATGTAAAAGCAACCAATAAAATAGGAGTTATTTTATCTTTAAAAACAATATCTAGAATAAATCATCCACACTTTATTAATATAACACACCTACAATTATTAAAACAGGTCATGAGTAACCTAGGTAACTATTTGTTAGATGCTAATGACAAATACGTTGTGTTTTTAAAAGACTTGTATCAAAATATCATAAATTTAAGTACGGACGCCATGAATACAAACGATATTGAATTTTACTTAAAAAACAGAAACAATATACATTATACAGCACGTTTTTTAAATAGGTTTAAAGAGCATGTAAAACAACAAGTAGAGCAGGCTTGTCATATTTTAAATGATAATGATGAACCTTTTTTAAAGTTGAATAATACAGGTGGTAGGTTAAGATATTTTACAAGTATTAAATTGCCTAACTTAATGTTTACAATTGTTTTTGGTGAATTGTATGAAGATGATAAAAAACGAATTTATATGGTAGTCGAGCTCAAAGGTGAAGCGTTAGAAGGTTTAACGAGGTATAAAAATATAGATTTCACTTCAGATGAAATGCAAATATTAAATGACGATTTCTATACGAAGAAGCATATAGGATGGGCTCATTTTGCAGGTATTGGGTATTATCTTGAAAAAAAGGAGATTTATCGTTTAGTAATTTAG
- a CDS encoding NfeD family protein translates to MMEIVGMTINEILIVSSIILILVDIFFNSDIPTHIAYIILTFTFAKEIDMPILYQILFGILIWVALVVFHYWVWRKVLEKVNDKFISPSKHIGGIEGFIGKEGIIKEFEGEKFIFIHGELHQFETDKEIKNGNKYKVLDTKSNKLII, encoded by the coding sequence ATGATGGAAATAGTAGGAATGACCATAAATGAGATTTTAATTGTCTCATCAATAATTTTGATACTTGTAGATATATTTTTCAATTCCGACATCCCAACACATATAGCATACATTATTTTAACGTTTACGTTTGCAAAAGAAATTGATATGCCAATTCTGTATCAAATTCTTTTTGGGATATTAATTTGGGTTGCGCTTGTCGTTTTTCATTATTGGGTCTGGAGAAAGGTTCTAGAAAAAGTCAATGACAAATTTATTTCCCCAAGTAAACATATAGGAGGTATTGAAGGATTTATTGGAAAAGAAGGAATTATCAAAGAATTTGAAGGCGAAAAATTTATTTTCATACATGGTGAATTACACCAATTTGAAACGGATAAAGAAATCAAAAATGGAAATAAATATAAAGTTTTAGACACAAAATCGAATAAGTTAATAATCTAA
- a CDS encoding type I restriction-modification system subunit M — translation MAKKATAKKQKSIEETLWDSANKLRGTVESSEYKHVVLGLIFLKFVSDKFQVRRQEIIDDGKEKFVDMVEFYTQKNVFYLTEESRWSYIIANAKQDDIALKIDTALYTVEKNNPSLKGALPDNYFSRLNMDVSKLAALLDTINNIDTLKDKQQDIVGRVYEYFLSKFAIAEGKGKGEFYTPKSIVNLIAELIEPYKGKIYDPACGSGGMFVQSMKFIDSHHGNKKDISIYGQEYTATTYKLAKMNLAIRGIAANLGDVPADTFGKDQHPDLKADYIMANPPFNQKAWRATGELLDDPRWRGYDVPQTGNANYGWILNMVSKLSENGVAGFILANGALSGGGTEYEIRKKLIENKLVESIVILPQNMFYTTNISVTIWILNNNRKERKVKINDVEKNYRNREDEILFLDLREVGVPFEKKFIQFSSENIEYVSKTLHNWQQDSGTYKNIPEFCYAANLEEVRKRDYSLVPSKYIEFVNRDENINFDEKMQTLQSEMKDLLEQEAISKQDLLNVFKELGYEL, via the coding sequence ATGGCTAAAAAAGCAACTGCTAAAAAGCAAAAATCAATAGAAGAAACCCTTTGGGATTCTGCAAACAAATTAAGAGGAACAGTAGAAAGTTCAGAATACAAACACGTAGTTTTAGGACTAATATTCTTAAAATTTGTAAGTGATAAATTTCAAGTTCGTAGACAAGAAATTATTGACGATGGCAAAGAAAAGTTTGTAGACATGGTGGAATTCTACACACAGAAAAATGTCTTTTATTTAACCGAAGAATCTCGTTGGAGCTATATCATCGCCAATGCCAAACAAGATGATATTGCGCTAAAAATAGATACCGCTTTATACACGGTTGAAAAAAACAATCCATCACTAAAAGGAGCGTTGCCAGACAACTATTTTTCTCGTTTAAATATGGACGTTAGTAAACTAGCCGCTTTACTAGATACCATCAATAATATAGACACTTTAAAAGATAAACAACAAGATATTGTTGGCCGTGTGTACGAATACTTTTTAAGCAAGTTTGCGATTGCAGAAGGAAAAGGAAAAGGTGAATTCTACACACCCAAAAGTATTGTAAACTTGATTGCAGAGTTAATAGAACCTTACAAAGGGAAGATTTACGATCCTGCGTGTGGTTCTGGAGGTATGTTTGTGCAGTCTATGAAATTTATAGACAGCCATCATGGAAACAAAAAAGACATTTCTATTTACGGACAAGAATATACTGCAACCACCTATAAGTTAGCAAAAATGAACCTTGCCATTCGTGGTATTGCAGCCAATTTAGGCGATGTGCCAGCAGATACTTTTGGTAAAGACCAACACCCAGATTTAAAGGCAGATTACATCATGGCAAACCCGCCATTTAACCAAAAAGCGTGGAGAGCAACAGGCGAATTATTAGACGACCCACGTTGGCGAGGGTACGACGTACCACAAACAGGAAATGCCAATTATGGTTGGATTTTAAACATGGTCTCTAAACTCTCAGAAAACGGAGTTGCGGGTTTTATATTAGCCAATGGTGCTTTATCTGGCGGAGGAACCGAATATGAAATACGTAAAAAATTAATTGAAAACAAATTGGTAGAGTCTATTGTTATTCTGCCACAAAACATGTTTTATACGACTAATATTAGTGTTACTATTTGGATTTTAAATAACAACAGAAAAGAACGTAAGGTTAAAATTAATGATGTTGAAAAGAATTATCGAAATAGAGAAGATGAAATACTATTTTTAGATTTAAGAGAAGTTGGTGTGCCTTTTGAAAAGAAATTTATACAATTTAGTTCTGAAAACATTGAATACGTTTCAAAAACACTTCATAACTGGCAACAAGATTCAGGAACCTACAAAAATATTCCAGAATTCTGCTATGCTGCAAATCTTGAAGAAGTGCGTAAAAGAGATTATTCCTTAGTGCCCAGTAAATATATAGAATTTGTTAATAGAGACGAAAACATCAATTTTGATGAGAAAATGCAAACCCTTCAAAGTGAAATGAAAGATTTACTAGAGCAAGAAGCGATCTCTAAACAAGATTTATTAAACGTGTTTAAAGAATTGGGTTATGAGTTATAA
- a CDS encoding TrlF family AAA-like ATPase has translation MKEFNKGAEWRKWDLHMHSPHTFMNKYTATDEEFIKKIENENISLVGLTNYFKFSEEEYILVNKLRKKDIQVFLNLELRLDYQNKDDDCLDLHVIFSEEASEIEIKKLLDNLNVNVGATKKKSADLTNEDDFKKAVIQFDHLREQLEDESLNLRGKYLIGFLSRGKGNGRTSTTYEQLASQCSLLIHSSDNPLNIVQDREFWLKYDMPLFQNSDAHSIGVIGSKYTWIKADLTFEGLKQVTNEPKERVFVGEIPSILDKVRLNRTKYIKELEIDSIDGYDGKHGDWFTKIKIPINKELSVVIGNKGSGKSAVADVVALCSGYSKHDDFSFLKKNKFRDGKHADNFEGMITWESGAKSDAKNLSSTDIELIDKVKYLPQGQFERLTNEIENTKEFQQEIEKVVFDHIDNSDRFDKKSFDELLNYHKENVEIEIDLLKNDISKINKSIVELEKKEYPLYKSGLEAKKKQKEEELAALVEPTVVLDPNIDELKKEKAAKQLKVVEDIKKEIADLQNKESDNIAEKQTLLIDLKYLIDSLESIKLKTKEFKSFLEPIGLKFNDFGLEILNVIKIDTDYSTIEALIALKETQLDKLKKELGEGELTEDEKTNSILNKLSLLDVELIAEKEKLDSEQQVYQKYILEKAAFDLSKKNIIGDKLTSETVEYYKEQIRYVDEDLEKDLEFQYNSRIEKIKLIFKKKFAVIEIYKEIKSKMDETIKENGDLLEEYPISIDASLVLNVRFINNFLSYINQAKLGTFKGSLEGENQLEKIISEINFNSEKDLICFVNEIFDTFKFDKRSEGDSTTRKYIVDQVSDVIGLYEYISSLDYLDYNYKLRQDDKDLDQLSPGERGALLLVFYLLLDKNDCPLIIDQPEDNLDNHSVANILVPFIKRAKKRRQIIMVTHNPNLAVVADAEQVISVSLDKKNNNKFSFISGSIENKEINDSIVNILEGAMPAFTNRKNKYFQAR, from the coding sequence ATGAAAGAATTTAATAAAGGGGCTGAATGGAGAAAATGGGATTTACATATGCACAGCCCACATACTTTCATGAATAAATATACAGCAACAGATGAGGAGTTTATAAAAAAAATAGAAAACGAAAACATATCATTAGTTGGTCTTACTAATTATTTTAAGTTTTCAGAAGAAGAGTATATTCTTGTAAACAAGTTAAGAAAGAAAGATATACAGGTGTTTTTGAATTTAGAATTAAGACTAGACTATCAAAATAAAGATGATGATTGTCTTGATTTACATGTTATTTTTTCTGAAGAGGCTTCAGAAATTGAAATAAAAAAACTTCTAGATAACTTAAATGTAAATGTAGGAGCTACAAAAAAGAAGTCTGCAGATTTAACGAACGAGGATGATTTTAAAAAAGCAGTGATTCAATTTGATCATCTTAGAGAGCAGTTGGAAGATGAATCATTAAATCTAAGAGGAAAGTATTTGATAGGTTTTTTGTCTAGAGGTAAAGGGAACGGAAGAACTAGTACAACTTATGAGCAATTAGCTTCACAATGTTCTTTGTTGATACATTCGAGTGATAATCCTTTAAACATAGTTCAAGATCGTGAGTTTTGGTTAAAATATGACATGCCTTTGTTCCAAAATAGTGATGCTCATTCTATAGGAGTAATTGGGAGTAAGTATACTTGGATCAAAGCAGATTTGACTTTTGAAGGATTAAAGCAGGTAACAAATGAACCTAAGGAAAGAGTATTTGTTGGAGAGATTCCTTCAATTTTAGATAAAGTTAGACTCAATAGAACCAAATACATAAAAGAATTAGAAATTGATTCAATTGATGGGTATGATGGAAAACATGGTGATTGGTTTACAAAAATTAAGATACCTATAAATAAAGAACTTTCGGTTGTTATTGGAAATAAAGGGAGTGGTAAAAGTGCTGTAGCAGATGTTGTTGCACTGTGTTCTGGATATAGTAAGCATGATGATTTTTCATTTTTGAAAAAGAATAAATTTAGAGATGGAAAACATGCAGATAATTTTGAAGGAATGATTACTTGGGAGAGTGGTGCTAAAAGTGATGCTAAGAATTTATCAAGTACAGATATTGAGCTTATTGATAAAGTAAAGTACTTACCTCAGGGTCAATTTGAAAGGTTAACTAATGAAATTGAAAACACTAAAGAGTTTCAACAAGAAATTGAAAAAGTGGTATTCGATCACATTGATAACTCAGATAGATTTGATAAAAAATCGTTTGATGAACTTCTTAACTATCATAAAGAAAATGTAGAAATTGAAATTGATTTACTTAAAAATGATATTTCTAAAATAAACAAGTCAATTGTTGAACTAGAAAAAAAAGAATATCCTCTTTATAAAAGTGGGTTAGAGGCTAAGAAAAAACAAAAAGAGGAGGAATTAGCTGCTTTAGTTGAACCTACAGTTGTTTTAGACCCAAATATTGATGAATTAAAAAAAGAAAAAGCAGCAAAACAGTTAAAAGTTGTTGAGGATATAAAAAAAGAAATTGCAGACCTTCAAAACAAAGAATCTGATAATATTGCTGAAAAACAAACCTTATTAATTGATTTAAAATATTTAATTGATTCACTAGAATCAATCAAACTTAAGACTAAAGAATTTAAGAGTTTTCTTGAGCCAATCGGCTTAAAATTCAATGATTTTGGTTTAGAAATTTTGAATGTCATAAAAATCGACACTGATTATTCAACAATTGAAGCACTCATTGCTCTAAAAGAAACTCAGCTAGATAAACTAAAAAAGGAATTAGGAGAAGGAGAACTCACAGAAGATGAAAAGACAAATAGTATATTGAATAAATTAAGTTTACTAGATGTCGAATTAATAGCTGAAAAAGAAAAGTTAGACTCAGAACAACAAGTTTACCAAAAATATATTTTAGAAAAAGCCGCATTTGATTTAAGTAAAAAAAATATTATTGGAGATAAATTGACCTCTGAAACTGTTGAGTATTACAAAGAACAAATTCGATATGTTGATGAAGATTTAGAGAAAGATTTAGAGTTTCAATATAATAGCAGGATTGAAAAAATCAAATTAATTTTTAAGAAAAAGTTTGCAGTAATAGAAATATACAAGGAAATTAAATCAAAAATGGATGAAACCATTAAAGAGAATGGAGATCTACTTGAGGAATATCCGATTTCGATTGATGCATCATTAGTTTTGAATGTTAGATTTATCAATAACTTTTTAAGCTATATTAATCAAGCTAAATTAGGAACCTTCAAAGGGAGTTTGGAAGGAGAAAATCAATTAGAAAAAATTATTTCGGAAATAAATTTTAATTCAGAAAAGGATCTTATTTGTTTTGTAAATGAAATTTTTGACACCTTTAAGTTTGACAAGCGTAGTGAAGGAGATTCTACAACTAGAAAATATATTGTAGATCAGGTTAGTGATGTTATAGGTTTATATGAATATATTTCCTCCCTAGATTATTTAGATTACAATTATAAATTAAGACAAGATGATAAAGATTTAGATCAATTATCTCCAGGAGAAAGAGGCGCATTATTATTAGTTTTTTATCTTTTATTGGATAAAAATGACTGCCCGCTGATAATTGATCAACCTGAAGATAATTTAGATAATCATAGTGTAGCAAATATTTTAGTTCCATTCATAAAGCGAGCTAAAAAAAGACGTCAAATTATTATGGTAACCCATAATCCTAATTTAGCAGTAGTGGCAGATGCAGAACAAGTAATAAGTGTTTCATTAGATAAAAAGAACAATAATAAATTTTCATTTATTTCTGGTAGTATCGAAAATAAAGAAATTAATGATTCAATTGTTAATATTCTTGAAGGAGCAATGCCAGCTTTTACTAATCGAAAAAACAAGTACTTTCAGGCTAGATAA
- a CDS encoding DUF4837 family protein — protein sequence MKKIFAIIVMTILLTSCIGNDKMVLRESIGKINKVMVVTKISDWTGDIGKEIRNSFGELMVGLPQPEPILSVSQVAPSGFSSMMKSSRNILIVTEGEVPGFNVKTNVYSQPQTVVYVQAKNDAEIIKILQERKNEIRKIFLDADIAFMQSIFLKDKQDNSQYKTLQNLGVSLTIPTKFNTVDDTGDFLWLRNHLTSGIAKSGSNNILLYTVPLIDETQIVDSIVSIRNKIGKKYIPGAKPETMHMITEEAYTPFTIDAVIDGKKAYETRGKWEVKNDFMAGPFVNYTIIDKKNNRLVVIEGFTYAPSVNKRAFLFELEAIAKTLKIQ from the coding sequence ATGAAAAAAATATTTGCAATTATCGTTATGACCATATTATTAACGTCTTGTATCGGCAATGACAAGATGGTTTTAAGAGAATCTATAGGGAAGATTAATAAAGTGATGGTTGTTACAAAAATTAGCGATTGGACTGGCGATATCGGTAAGGAAATTAGAAATTCTTTTGGGGAATTAATGGTAGGTTTGCCCCAGCCAGAGCCAATTTTATCAGTTTCTCAAGTGGCACCAAGTGGCTTTAGTTCTATGATGAAGTCTAGTAGAAATATTTTAATAGTTACAGAAGGAGAGGTACCTGGTTTTAATGTAAAAACAAATGTGTATTCACAGCCTCAAACAGTGGTTTACGTTCAAGCGAAAAATGATGCGGAAATTATAAAAATTTTACAAGAAAGAAAAAACGAAATTCGGAAAATATTTTTAGATGCAGACATCGCATTTATGCAAAGTATCTTCCTAAAAGATAAGCAAGATAATTCGCAATATAAAACACTTCAAAATTTAGGGGTTTCTTTAACGATTCCTACAAAATTTAACACGGTAGATGATACTGGAGATTTTTTATGGTTGCGAAATCATTTAACTAGTGGTATTGCAAAATCAGGGAGTAATAATATTTTATTATATACAGTTCCTCTCATAGATGAAACACAAATTGTAGATAGTATTGTATCCATTAGAAATAAAATTGGTAAAAAATACATACCCGGTGCTAAACCAGAAACCATGCACATGATTACTGAAGAAGCTTATACTCCGTTTACTATTGATGCCGTCATAGATGGCAAAAAGGCGTATGAAACTCGTGGAAAATGGGAAGTAAAAAATGATTTTATGGCGGGTCCTTTTGTAAATTATACGATTATTGATAAAAAAAATAATAGACTTGTAGTCATTGAAGGTTTTACCTACGCACCCTCTGTGAACAAAAGAGCTTTTCTTTTTGAGTTAGAGGCCATTGCAAAAACCTTGAAGATTCAATAA
- a CDS encoding SPFH domain-containing protein, producing MSLIYTIPQNHVVLIKRFGKHSKVQREGLRFKLPIIESFKTVYEWDSAANKSSYLIELSEQQTDTPSRQCQTLDNVTIDANASIYWRITDPVKAVYDIDILPKSIADLALNALRANIGKIKLDQVLSERQNLNTKIAAQLAETASKWGITFTRIEIQEINYSSETAEAMMQEMTAERKKRALTAEAEGEAVAEVTRAKAQASATLIRAQAQAEAIKIIADAESIYISKLKENTSPEIAGQIIMSQKYIDGMKAITANPSDKVFLPNNFQGMFEISTNKK from the coding sequence ATGAGTTTAATTTACACTATTCCGCAAAATCACGTTGTTTTAATTAAGCGATTTGGAAAACATTCAAAAGTACAAAGAGAAGGACTACGATTTAAATTACCAATAATTGAAAGTTTTAAAACTGTTTATGAATGGGATAGTGCTGCGAATAAAAGTAGCTACCTAATTGAATTATCCGAACAACAAACAGACACACCATCAAGGCAATGTCAAACGTTAGACAATGTAACTATTGATGCAAATGCTTCAATATACTGGAGAATTACAGACCCTGTAAAAGCAGTTTACGATATTGATATTTTGCCAAAATCAATTGCGGATCTTGCTTTAAATGCCTTAAGAGCAAATATTGGTAAAATTAAACTTGATCAAGTTTTATCTGAAAGACAGAATTTAAATACAAAAATTGCTGCCCAATTAGCAGAAACTGCCTCTAAATGGGGCATTACATTTACACGAATAGAAATTCAGGAAATTAACTATTCTAGTGAAACGGCAGAAGCGATGATGCAAGAAATGACAGCGGAACGAAAAAAACGTGCGTTGACAGCAGAAGCGGAAGGGGAAGCAGTGGCAGAAGTAACAAGAGCAAAAGCACAAGCAAGTGCAACATTAATTAGAGCCCAAGCGCAAGCCGAAGCCATAAAAATAATTGCGGATGCAGAAAGTATTTATATATCAAAATTAAAAGAAAACACAAGCCCTGAAATTGCAGGTCAAATAATTATGTCGCAAAAGTATATTGACGGGATGAAAGCAATAACAGCGAATCCAAGTGACAAAGTTTTCTTACCAAATAATTTTCAAGGAATGTTTGAAATATCAACAAATAAAAAATAA